Proteins from a genomic interval of Medicago truncatula cultivar Jemalong A17 chromosome 3, MtrunA17r5.0-ANR, whole genome shotgun sequence:
- the LOC25489267 gene encoding albumin-1: MVLSFDQSMANVKLAPFAIFLLAAFLMFSMKKIEGAKCGEDCDTQVNFCNNHDGCQCFVTGVLNQPGWCATLLHIEKKVEEQPNLCWSHAECIRKGSGNYCAHLPNSNIKYGFCFASISVAEATFKMAASTIFKSNFLKMSVPA, translated from the exons ATGGTTCTTTCTTTTGATCAATCAATGGCTAATGTTAAGCTAGCTCCTTTTGCTATCTTCTTGCTTGCTGCATTCT TAATGTTCTCGATGAAGAAAATAGAAGGAGCAAAGTGTGGGGAGGATTGCGACAcacaagttaatttttgtaataaTCATGATGGTTGTCAATGCTTTGTCACGGGTGTTTTGAATCAGCCTGGCTGGTGCGCCACACTTCTTCATATTGAAAAGAAGGTTGAGGAACAACCTAACTTATGTTGGTCTCATGCTGAATGCATAAGAAAGGGTAGTGGGAATTATTGTGCTCATCTTCCTAATTCTAATATCAAATATGGCTTCTGTTTTGCCTCTATCTCTGTAGCAGAAGCTACATTCAAGATGGCAGCTAGCACTATATTCAAAAGCAACTTCTTGAAGATGTCTGTTCCTGCTTAA